From Candidatus Acidulodesulfobacterium acidiphilum:
AAATATTGAATTTAAAATTTCAATATTTTTGATTAATTGAAATTTATAAAAAATATGATAATGAAATTATTTTTTTATAAATTTATATTTATATTAAAATTTATTTGGGTTAAAACCTCAATCCCCGCATAGTCATTCCTGTGAAAGTGGCAATTCAGATAAAAAATTTCTGACGGTGAGTTAAGGTATATTAAAAGTATGCTTATAGCTAACTAAAATTTTTATGAATAAATCAAATAAATTAAATTATATATGGATTGCTTTACTGACCTTTTTCACAATTTTTGGATTTGCGGTAAACTCTTTACTTGCAAGAGTTGCTCTCCAGAATAATATAATAAGTCCATTATGTTATAGCTTGCTGCGTCTTGGAAGCGGAGCGTTAATACTTTTTCTAATAATTTCTTATAAAAAAATTAAACTTCCAAAACCAAATTATTTATCCGCATTTGCATTATTTATATACGCATTTTGTTTTTCAATCGGCTACATTGAAGTAAGTGTTGCTGTGGGAGCGCTTTTGGTATTTTCCGCAGTTCAATTCACCATAATAGGGGATGCAATATTAATTCACAAAGAAAAGCTTTTTTTGTTTCAATGGTTAGGCGTCTTGCTTTCAATGGGTGGCTTTGTTCTGCTTGTATATAAAGGCTTGTCTGTTCCCAAAAATTTTATTGGGTATTTTGGGGCCGTTATGATGATTATTTCTGGAATAGGCTGGGGAATTTATACATTAAAAGGTAAATTTGAAAAACAATATTTGTTAAGAACCGCATCAAATTTCATCTATTCTTTAATTTATTTTATTCCTTTAATAATAATATTTGCGTTCTTTAAAAATGAATTTGTTGATGGGCAATATATTAATGCGCCTTATATTTATTTAAAACCGATAATTTTAGGCGTCTTATCCGGAGCAATATTTTCAGCGCTTTTTTATATGTTATGGTATAAGGTAGTAACAAAATTATCCCGTGTTTTATCATCGTCCGTTCAATTATTAACGCCTGCGATAGCGGCA
This genomic window contains:
- a CDS encoding DMT family transporter, producing MNKSNKLNYIWIALLTFFTIFGFAVNSLLARVALQNNIISPLCYSLLRLGSGALILFLIISYKKIKLPKPNYLSAFALFIYAFCFSIGYIEVSVAVGALLVFSAVQFTIIGDAILIHKEKLFLFQWLGVLLSMGGFVLLVYKGLSVPKNFIGYFGAVMMIISGIGWGIYTLKGKFEKQYLLRTASNFIYSLIYFIPLIIIFAFFKNEFVDGQYINAPYIYLKPIILGVLSGAIFSALFYMLWYKVVTKLSRVLSSSVQLLTPAIAAVLGIIFLNEKISLNFFISAILILGGIIFVILKEKKAEVKEETIEDLEETFDK